One part of the Tunicatimonas pelagia genome encodes these proteins:
- a CDS encoding YtxH domain-containing protein, whose product MSKTIGSFVLLLSGLAAGVAVGLLYAPDTGTNTRDRMTYRLERYRFKLEELLGDLVRTKEQLPDSVAKSDGEKVINEAREKARQLLDDVDNLLGQIRKE is encoded by the coding sequence ATGAGCAAAACCATAGGCAGTTTCGTACTTCTATTGTCTGGCTTAGCTGCTGGAGTAGCGGTCGGACTTTTGTATGCACCCGACACAGGTACTAACACTCGCGACCGTATGACGTATCGTCTGGAGCGATACCGCTTCAAACTAGAGGAACTGCTGGGTGACTTGGTACGTACTAAAGAACAATTGCCCGATAGTGTTGCTAAGAGCGACGGTGAAAAAGTAATTAACGAGGCTCGGGAAAAGGCACGTCAGTTGCTTGATGACGTAGATAATCTCTTAGGGCAAATCCGTAAAGAATAA
- the coaE gene encoding dephospho-CoA kinase (Dephospho-CoA kinase (CoaE) performs the final step in coenzyme A biosynthesis.), which translates to MPPKLLKVGITGGIGSGKTFVCKIFEVLGIDVYYADQRAKWLQQHNPHLIKQIKSAFGNAAYDQQGCLDRIFLAKEVFGNPKKLSLLNQLVHPKVAEDYTQWVKHRLQKPYTLKEAALLYETGSYRQLDYVINVDAGRDTRLQRVLERDVHRTKRQVEAIMNKQFGDEERHQLADVTIDNSGGVLIVPQIVQIHELLLEMATDSGK; encoded by the coding sequence ATGCCCCCTAAGTTGCTGAAAGTAGGAATTACCGGGGGGATTGGTTCCGGTAAGACTTTTGTGTGTAAAATTTTTGAAGTTTTAGGAATTGACGTATATTACGCCGACCAGCGTGCCAAATGGCTTCAACAGCATAACCCTCACTTAATAAAACAGATTAAATCAGCCTTTGGCAATGCTGCTTACGATCAACAAGGGTGTTTAGATCGCATTTTTTTAGCTAAAGAAGTGTTTGGCAATCCTAAAAAACTTTCCTTGCTAAACCAGTTGGTGCACCCTAAAGTTGCCGAAGATTATACCCAATGGGTAAAGCACCGCTTACAAAAGCCCTACACGCTCAAAGAAGCTGCCTTACTTTACGAAACAGGTTCTTATCGTCAGCTCGATTACGTCATTAATGTAGATGCCGGGCGAGATACCCGATTGCAACGAGTACTAGAAAGAGATGTCCATCGGACAAAGAGACAGGTTGAAGCTATTATGAATAAGCAGTTTGGTGATGAAGAGCGTCACCAATTAGCTGATGTGACAATTGATAATAGTGGAGGTGTACTGATTGTTCCTCAGATAGTACAAATACATGAATTGCTATTGGAGATGGCGACTGACTCAGGCAAATAG
- the yajC gene encoding preprotein translocase subunit YajC, translated as MFQSILLQASSGQNGLIGNLILLGGIAIIFYFFMIRPQQKKQKDQRTFIGAIKKGDMVVTVGGMHGKVVALEENSVTLEVDRGARIRFDKTSISLEASKQYAK; from the coding sequence ATGTTTCAATCTATCTTGCTTCAGGCAAGTTCCGGACAAAACGGACTTATTGGCAATCTTATCTTACTTGGAGGGATTGCCATCATTTTTTATTTTTTCATGATTCGTCCTCAGCAAAAAAAGCAGAAAGACCAGCGAACGTTTATTGGAGCCATCAAAAAAGGCGATATGGTGGTCACTGTGGGTGGTATGCACGGTAAGGTAGTTGCACTAGAAGAAAATAGTGTGACACTAGAAGTAGATCGAGGAGCTCGAATTAGATTTGATAAGACCTCTATTTCATTAGAAGCCAGCAAGCAGTATGCTAAGTAA
- a CDS encoding DUF1573 domain-containing protein, with product MKQVGLSLATALIGLWGLSGCDSNAGSKASETEVSEAPATEVAALEEASPTSMESESTANLPKFEFEELNYDFGTITEGEIVEHTFTFTNTGEAPLVIQSTSASCGCTTPSYSREPVAPGETGEVQVKFNSQNRPGVQNKTITITANTEPAVTRLFIKTNVNPKGEETSGPVRK from the coding sequence ATGAAACAAGTTGGTTTAAGTCTAGCAACGGCCTTGATTGGCCTCTGGGGTTTGAGTGGATGCGATTCTAATGCGGGAAGCAAAGCATCGGAGACAGAAGTATCAGAAGCTCCCGCTACTGAAGTGGCAGCTTTGGAAGAAGCTTCTCCTACCTCTATGGAAAGCGAAAGCACCGCAAACTTACCTAAGTTTGAATTCGAAGAATTAAATTATGACTTTGGCACCATCACGGAAGGCGAAATAGTGGAGCATACATTTACGTTTACCAATACTGGAGAAGCTCCTTTGGTCATTCAGAGTACGTCGGCCTCATGTGGCTGTACCACCCCTAGCTACTCGCGTGAGCCGGTAGCCCCCGGCGAAACCGGAGAAGTTCAGGTGAAATTTAACAGCCAGAATCGCCCTGGGGTGCAGAACAAAACAATCACCATTACAGCGAATACTGAACCAGCGGTTACCCGATTGTTTATCAAAACCAACGTAAACCCCAAAGGAGAAGAAACGAGCGGACCTGTTCGCAAATAA
- a CDS encoding NUMOD4 domain-containing protein: MSINRYRSEVWKKIRFDTPLPHARYEVSSHGRIRSFAVDKINGRVMKGSNVNGYLSVMVRLGKKVSQTHYIHRLVAGAFLEQPSIEYKYVVHLDYNKQNNSRYNLRWMTERELNEHNNHNPAILRSRTTGYKLTETDVRVIKRLLKSNKTRLSMIAKRFNITHTQLNRIRSGENWGNVTI; the protein is encoded by the coding sequence ATGAGTATTAATCGGTACAGAAGCGAAGTCTGGAAAAAAATTCGTTTCGACACCCCACTGCCCCACGCCCGTTATGAAGTATCTAGCCACGGCCGAATAAGAAGTTTTGCTGTTGATAAAATCAACGGTCGCGTTATGAAAGGATCAAATGTTAATGGCTATTTATCAGTAATGGTTCGCTTAGGAAAAAAGGTATCGCAAACCCACTACATTCATCGCTTAGTGGCGGGCGCGTTCTTAGAACAACCATCGATTGAGTACAAGTACGTAGTGCATCTGGATTACAATAAGCAGAATAATAGTCGGTACAATTTGCGCTGGATGACCGAAAGGGAGCTAAACGAACATAATAATCATAACCCAGCCATACTTCGGAGCCGTACTACGGGTTACAAACTAACCGAAACTGATGTGCGGGTGATTAAGCGTTTGCTGAAAAGCAATAAAACTCGCCTAAGTATGATTGCCAAGCGATTCAATATTACGCATACCCAGCTCAATCGTATCCGCTCAGGAGAGAACTGGGGAAATGTAACGATATAA